The following nucleotide sequence is from Cucumis melo cultivar AY chromosome 1, USDA_Cmelo_AY_1.0, whole genome shotgun sequence.
GTTAGCAATGTGGTAAGATCATAACCATGTGTTTATCTCTTCCTGTGTGAAACCCATCCTTTAAAAGGATCACCTTTAaagaataattaattttttcgATGTCAATTAATAATGTTTAAACTATTTTCAAACAACTGCTGGACGTACTTTACTGAAGTGAAAAATGCAGTTGATGAGATCAGTCTTTTGGTAAGGTATTTAAGAAATGTCTCTTTATCGTTTTGGCAAGGTAATCTAGTTGCTCTTTATGTGGTTCGTCATGCTGTCAGCTGAGTTGCTAATTGCTACCCACTGTTGAGTTTGCGATGTTATAATTGACGAATGACGACCTTTCGTTTCTGTTGCCCTCTTGAGTTTAGATtgtttcttaaaagaaaaaactatttTGAAACAGTTCTGTTCCGAAATTTTCTATATTACCTCTGTATGTTTTAACATTAATGCAATAGTTTTCCTCATTCTAGATTTTAAGGATAAGGGTCCACAGCATGTAGGTAGCATGTGTTTTTGTCTCAACTGTCAAAGCAATCCAACTAGAATCAAATTTGATAGCCAAAACACATCCAAAAGGCTTTAAAATGTGCAAGCTCCTCTTAATTTTTAAACCATTACTAGCTTGTGAAGCTGTGCCAGATGACATTTTAAAACAACAGATTATTCTAAGTTATCTCGATGTAACAAACTTTGTCAACCATTTTATCCTACACCATTAAATGCATTGTTCAATTTCAAGCAAGAAATAGCAAAACTGTTCATAAGACTTTTGGTGCAGTTGCAAGTTAATTACAAACATAATCACATGCTATGTTTCCCTTTCTGATTACACTATAGTAACGTGCACATATATTTTAAGTATTTTATTTAGCTTTATGAAGTGTTTCAAAGTCTCGGCTGGCACCATTTTCAATATCTTTCCTACATTCTATGAGGTATACTTGTACCATACCGTCATGTACAGCTGAGTTTGGTTGGGAGAGAGTAATTAAAGATTTGAGTAATACTTTAGAATTTTAGTGTGTTGGGAAAAATACTAGCAGAGTAGAAGGGGTTTTGAAATAGGGAGGTCCTGGATCATTCAGAATCTATTTCCACTAATTTGTGTTCTATTCTTGCATCTCAAGTATGATAAAGTTGTCCTCCTTTTAGCTCATAGGCCAGCTATTTTCAACTGAAAATTAGAATGGTGATCGTTATTATGAGTTTTCTTTCTTGTTTGAGAACATTTGCTTTTAGTGACCATCATGTTTGATCATGTGGCTTATCTTTCTCTTCATAAGgggaaaaagggaaaagaaaaagggaaaaaggtTCAGACAAGCATTAATGTTGTATTGGAGTGAGGTTTTGATTCATCTATCTTTtaatcaaatttatatttacaTACTGTTATCAACAGTGACGGTACAGTGTTCAGGTCATTAAAATCTCTCTCTCCTCTTTGATGACATGTAAAGTAATGTACTTCTACAGATATAATTCGGGGAGTAGCAGAGAAGCAAATTTTTTATTACCATAGGGAATAActggttaattaatttttacttTGATTTATGTAGATGACCGTTTATGCTCGAGGAGTGTCGGTATTGATGCCAGGTGAAGAAATTCCTACCTACATTGCTCACCCAGCTCCGGCACCTTGTCCTCCAGAACCCATTTTGAAGCCTCTACATCAACATAGCTTGAGCATGTGTCCATCATCAAGCTCCAACATCAGTTGACCTGAAAAATAACATCACTATAGAACAAAGGGTCACCCCACACTTGGAATCAATTTCAGCTTATTCTGACTTGCAACTTGACATTCTAAAGTTGAAAACATGGTGAATGAAAGTCACATCAACTTCAGTCTCTAACTTCAGTATGTATAGAGGCCCCTGTAGGTTATATTTGATGATGTGGATTTGGGTCTTCTCTTGCCCCCACCTAATGAAAAGAGAGGATGAAAATGAATGATTGTTGCAAGCTGGGTCAGCTACTGTAATCCATGATTAGTTCCGTGATTGTTATGTTCATAATGAATCCCATTCCTCTTTCACTGGCATCAAAAGTTACAACATATAGTTAATTATCCACATAATTCTACCACCAACTGTGAAAAGTAGAAACGTCAGCATCGAAAACACAAATTAAAGTTCTCAATACTGAATCTTCTTACGTGATAGCCATTGTTATCAGCATTTGCAAAATAATTATACTGGGGTTTTTTATAGGCTCTTTCATTTTTACTTCCTAATTAGGCATTAGAAGGTGAATAGAGATGATGACTCACAATATTAAGAGAAATCTTCGTGCAAATTCTCCTTGGACTCTGTGCTACTTTTGATGACCCCTTTGTCTGGAGTGCTTGGGACAGCACAGTCTACAATGCAACacagagagaaaagaaaaggagaagcgtTCCCGTGTTAGCCCCACCAGAGAAGACATAACCTGTATTCCATGCATATTCAATACAAATAacgaaaaaagaaattgaaaggaAAAAGATTTCACTTTTCCCAAAAACAATAAAAGAGAGATGCCAAGTTGGAGGACCATTTGAATTACAGATCCCCATAGCAAGTTCGAATCTCAAAACCAACGAGAAATACTGGAGTCAAAACAAACCATGTTACCACTTACCATTTACAAAAACGAAGCATAGCAAGGAAAAGTCAAGCAATCGAAAGAACTACAGAAACTAACAAAGTCTTGTGTACAACATATTTCAGGAAAATTGATAACAAATCAACACCAACCAAATACACTGCATTATAATCTACAGAAAGATGAAACATTCAAGTGAGACAAGTGGGTTTTCAATGGATTCATTTGGGGGCTGAATTGAACCATCCATTGGCTTCTCCAACTTCCCTTCGTCTCTATTCTCGGTGGTCACTGTCTCTTGTTGGTCCCCAGCTTGTCCAGTCATTTTCATGACACTGCTTTTCATATTCCCTGTCTTATTCGTATCTTTAACTGTTCGAGCAGCTGGTGACCTCGAACGGCGGCCATGGCTGACTCCAGATTGTTGCTCGTGCTGCACTCCATTCAGTTTCCTGGTCCTTGCCTCTCTTGATTCTGTCGTCCCATGTGAGTACCTGCAATTCACACGGGACTTCTTCTCTGGTAAAAGTTCAGCAGGCCTCTTTGTTGCACATTTGTCTCTCTGTTCTCTTCGATATGATAGGTCGCCGGAGCATGGCCGCTTTCTGCGAATCTTCGGTTTTATATTTCGACCAATTTCTCTGCTCTTACTTGATGCTTCATCCccttccctttgctccgaaATGGTGGTCGCCATCGACACGCTTTCACTCATATTGCTGCACCATTCTGTAACCTGAGACGTCTCCGAAACTGAAACAATACTTTCCTCTCCCTTGACAAGCGAACCATCCATTTCGCTTGCTTTTACTTTCTGCTCCGGTGGCTTCTTATGGGATGTTTGCTCTACACTACATGGCTTAGCAATGGGAGTCTCTGAGAGGACTTCTTTGACGGTTTCTTCTTCCGGGGTTCTGTTGTCTGGGACGTTTTCGACATCAGTGTCGAACCATCCCGGTGACGGAGGCTTTGCAGAACGATGATTCTTGTCCAGGGTATGAGGTTGACCCCTGTCCAAGGCTCTGCTACAGCAACAACCCATAGAGTGGTGAATgtgaaaaatggaaatggaaatggaagCTAAATGAAGTGAGATATTAGAATTTgaagatttgaaaatttgaaattaacgATTAGGGTACTGAATTTTGGGTGGGAAAGGAATGCACCTGGGCGAGACACTGGCAGAGTTGGCAGTGAAATGGCTCGACGCCCAGTACCAATGGAGAAGGAACTGACTGTCAATGGCGTGCTTAATACGAGGCATGGGATTGGCTTAAGGCAGAGGAATCGTAAAAAGATGTTAATGTTCACTTGACGTTCCTTTTTAACGCTCttctataaaaataaatattttaccactCTACAGGGAACATTACATCTTTTCATGACCTTAACATCTTTTCAATCCGTAGAGAATGAGGACTAGAGAAGAAAATTACCAGATCCTTTAAGTCAACTCGTTCACAGTTGAACCTGCTTTTGCATTGAAATACAATAATTGAGTTTTTGTATGAACAAGCAAAATGGTACAAACGTAAACCTATACAAAtagcaaataaataaaattccAATTC
It contains:
- the LOC127143789 gene encoding uncharacterized protein LOC127143789, which translates into the protein MGCCCSRALDRGQPHTLDKNHRSAKPPSPGWFDTDVENVPDNRTPEEETVKEVLSETPIAKPCSVEQTSHKKPPEQKVKASEMDGSLVKGEESIVSVSETSQVTEWCSNMSESVSMATTISEQREGDEASSKSREIGRNIKPKIRRKRPCSGDLSYRREQRDKCATKRPAELLPEKKSRVNCRYSHGTTESREARTRKLNGVQHEQQSGVSHGRRSRSPAARTVKDTNKTGNMKSSVMKMTGQAGDQQETVTTENRDEGKLEKPMDGSIQPPNESIENPLVSLECFIFL